One region of Strongyloides ratti genome assembly S_ratti_ED321, chromosome : X genomic DNA includes:
- a CDS encoding Chloride channel protein 2, whose product MSKKLTFENELRKRLLVNTPNLEGDEDSDYEVEVNENEDSPVAALLKRVPNIPISFLPFDNQDISSSSDMKKVPSTDSLSTTKANQKSPKLGSDYHYEKTVVFGRYHSEEMPLGIRKNAILQLPGLSAKSIEWANKNEMVGKSRSDSTVNILDNDNKDQDNLSREGRKRKSGVVQRQDVTSNYTKFRRNLIRYFLDDWLFLAMLGFAMASCSFCVDNLIELLQHGHILMLNQVENSFLLSELQKQTITYVVWTGYCVLLTTTCAIIVHFLGPQAIGSGIPEMKTILRGIFLKEYLSRKTLLSKIIGLTLSLGSGLPIGKEGPFVHIASILANQMSKIVHNKHSIYSNEARRTEMLAAGCAVGVACTFSAPVGGVLFSIEVTSVYFAVRNYWRGFFAAACAATLFRILRVILSDTMLTVVAFYQTSFPRDAFVPIEIALFIMLQRYLVKVVRKLNSISSGFLAKHYWIYPIIISFFISTLTFPKGYGQFIAGEKRFSATLKDFFSNCTYISDYNDTNYCGYEFLQSWQGKNLENNIFLVLVFYQVTFFFLSALASTIPVPSGIFMPVFVIGASFGRTIGEIMALYFPSGIDGHGDILIYPGVYAVVGAAAFCGGVTHTVSVAVIVFELTGQLIYILPVMIAVLIANATCAYLQPSIYDSIIQAKNLPYLPDIPSTSSYFHGIMVQQFMVKNVAYLTQTCTYKEIQDILYRFRKLKSFPIVDGKDSLILLGSCSRQILFNCLENAVGDKARKTEANHRIEQEKIEAARRMKSTKEKAKDIRRSILDITFDPTLPFKKKSKTSISVSGTQKRLFKKQKDVDKYNGINKGNSISDNALDDLPKGKKKNLKKISNATLNESKSRFTVTPVVTNINLQNIDSKKSDSDVASLNLNSDEKLNIENDEQSTTQSRPFFYTNKLENPFLQKNENFVEEESFGGIGSTEGDSKSYLSVDHTHSSDTSRKNSYNIFTINSAKDVYNTISGALRSLQKKGLIAFSRDDFDEKDYDLFGDEKKEWEESQLAKTIDMNNVGIDPAPFQLVEATSLFKVHSLFNLLGLNKAYVTNCGKLVGVVSSRDIRIAIERIQQGILFPSSPGIYVEGNNVEEYNGDTFINDNNNNNKDNNNDSNNYLNTPIVPEILVTNAPEEKSSKLFRRKTTLIRTNSDPCLHDIVSKLKAPSKPRLVRLNSTPCDKRNNDIDKSFEKINYPSIIQYESKDSLMSNKQSGKNNDIAIVIDSDDNNDDDEEPRDGYNTLPGKTLFRF is encoded by the exons atgtctaaaaaattaacttttgaAAACGAGTTaagaaaaagattattaGTGAACACACCCAATCTGGAAGGTGATGAAGATAGTGATTATGAGGTGGAGGTTAATGAAAATGAGGACTCACCTGTTGCCGCACTATTAAAGAGAGTTCCAAATATACCAATATCATTTCTTCCTTTTGATAATCAAGATATTTCATCATCATCAGATATGAAGAAAGTTCCTTCAACTGATTCTCTATCTACTACAAAAGCTAATCAGAAATCACCAAAACTTGGTTCTGATTATCACTATGAAAAGACAGtg gtaTTTGGCAGGTATCATTCTGAGGAAATGCCTTTAGGAATTCGCAAAAATGCTATATTACAATTACCTGGATTGTCTGCTAAGTCTATTGAATGGgctaataaaaatgaaatggTAGGAAAGTCAAGATCTGACTCAACAGTTAACATTTTGGATAATGATAATAAGGATCAAGATAATTTGTCTCGTGAgggaagaaaaagaaaatcagGAGTTGTTCAGCGACAAGATGTTACAAGTAACTATACTAAAT ttagaAGAAATTTAATACGTTATTTTCTTGATGATTGGTTATTTTTGGCAATGTTAGGTTTTGCAATGGCATCATGTTCATTTTGtgttgataatttaattgaaCTCCTTCAACATGgacatattttaatgttaaatcaAGTTGAGAATTCATTTCTTTTATCAGAATTACAGAAACAAACTATAACATATGTTGTTTGGACTGGTTATTGTGTGCTTTTAACAACAACATGTGCTATTATTGTTCATTTTCTTGGTCCTCAGGCTATAGGTAGTGGTATACCAGAAATGAAAACAATATTACgtggtatatttttaaaagaatatcttagtagaaaaacattattatcaaaaataattggCCTTACATTATCATTAGGTTCTGGTTTACCAATAGGTAAAGAAGGTCCTTTTGTACATATTGCATCAATATTAGCAAATCAAATGAGTAAAATTGTTCATAATAAACATTCCATATATTCTAATGAAGCAAGGCGTACAGAAATGTTAGCTGCTGGTTGTGCTGTTGGAGTTGCATGTACTTTTTCTGCACCTGTTGGTGgtgttttattttcaatagaAGTAACATCAGTCTATTTTGCTGTTCGTAATTATTGGAGAGGTTTTTTTGCTGCTGCATGTGCTGCAACATTATTTCGTATATTAAGGGTTATCTTATCAGATACAATGTTAACTGTTGTTGCATTTTATCAAACAAGTTTTCCAAGAGATGCTTTTGTACCAATTGAAAT TGCATTATTTATAATGCTACAAAGATATTTAGTTAAAGTtgtaagaaaattaaatagtaTATCAAGTGGTTTTTTGGCAAAACATTATTGGATTTATCctataataatatcattttttatatcaacaTTAACATTTCCAAAAGGATATGGACAATTTATTGCTGGTGAAAAAAGATTTTCAGCaacattaaaagatttttttagtaaCTGTACTTATATATCAGATTATAATGATACTAATTATTGTGGTTATGAATTTTTACAATCATGGCAAggtaaaaatttagaaaataatatatttttagtattagTATTTTATCAAGTAACTTTT ttTTTTCTTTCTGCTTTGGCTTCAACAATTCCTGTTCCATCTGGTATATTTATGCCTGTTTTTGTTATTGGTGCTTCATTTGGTAGAACTATTGGTGAAATAATGGCCTTATATTTTCCTTCAGGTATTGATGGTCATGGTGATATTCTTATTTATCCTGGTGTTTATGCTGTTGTTGGTGCTGCAGCATTTTGTGGTGGTGTTACACATACTGTTTCAGTTGCTGTTATTGTATTTGAATTAACTGgtcaattaatttatatattaccTGTTATGATTGCTGTATTAATAGCTAATGCAACATGTGCATATTTACAACCATCTATTTATGATAGTATTATACAAGCTAAAAATTTACCATATCTTCCAGATATTCCTTCAACATCATCTTATTTTCATGGTATTATGGTTCAACAATTTATGGTTAAAAATGTTGCTTATTTAACACAAACATGTACATATAAAGAAATTCAAGATATATTATATCgttttagaaaattaaaatcatttcCAATTGTTGATGGAAAagattcattaattttattaggATCATGTAGTCGacaaattctttttaattgtcTTGAAAATGCTGTTGGTGATAAAGCTAGGAAAACAGAAGCAAATCATAGAATTGAACAAGAAAAAATTGAAGCAGCAAGAAGAATGAAAAGTACAAAAGAAAAAGCTAAAGATATAAGAAGATCAATATTAGATATAACTTTTGATCCCACTTtaccatttaaaaaaaaatcaaaaacatCAATATCAGTAAGTGGTACACAAAAgcgtttatttaaaaaacaaaaagatgttgataaatataatggAATAAATAAAGGAAATTCAATATCAGATAATGCCCTTGATGATTTACCTAAAgggaaaaaaaagaatttaaaaaaaatttctaatgcTACTTTAAATGAATCTAAAAGTCGGTTTACAGTTACACCTGTTGTTACAAATATAAACTTACAAAATATTGATTCTAAAAAAAGTGATAGTGATGTTGcttcattaaatttaaatagtgatgaaaaattaaatattgaaaatgatGAACAATCAACAACACAATCTagaccatttttttatacaaataaattagaaaatcctttcttacaaaaaaatgaaaattttgttGAAGAAGAAAGCTTTGGTGGTATTGGATCAACAGAAGGTGATAGTAAATCATATCTTTCAGTTGATCATACTCATTCATCTGATACATCAagaaaaaatagttataatatttttacaattaattcAGCAAAAGATGTTTATAATACAATATCTGGAGCATTAAGAAGTTTACAAAAGAAAGGTCTAATAGCATTTTCAAGAGATGATTTTGATGAAAAAGATTATGATTTATTTggtgatgaaaaaaaagagtgGGAAGAATCACAATTAGCAAAGACAATTGATATGAATAATGTTGGTATAGATCCAGCACCATTTCAACTAGTTGAAGCAACATCACTTTTTAAAGTTCATTCgttatttaatcttttagGATTAAATAAAGCATATGTCACAAATTGTGGTAAATTAGTTGGTGTTGTTTCTTCACGTGATATTAGAATTGCTATAGAAAGAATACAACAAGGAATATTATTTCCATCATCACCGGGAATATATGTTGAAGGAAATAATGTTGAAGAGTATAATGGtgatacatttataaatgataataataataataataaagataataataatgatagtaataattatttaaatacacCAATTGTTCCTGAAATTCTTGTTACTAATGCACCAGAAGAAAAATCTTCAAAACTTTTTAGAAGAAAAACAACATTAATAAGAACAAATTCAGATCCCTGTCTACATGATATTGTATCTAAATTAAAAGCACCATCTAAACCACGTTTAGTAAGATTAAATTCAACACCTTGTGACAAaagaaataatgatattgataaaagttttgaaaaaataaattatccaTCAATTATTCAATACGAATCAAAAGATAGTTTAATGTCGAATAAACAATC gggtaaaaataatgatatcgCTATTGTAATAGATTCAGATGATaataatgatgatgatgaagaaCCTCGTGATGGATATAACACGCTACCTggaaaaactttatttagattttaa